In Haloarcula salinisoli, one genomic interval encodes:
- a CDS encoding MFS transporter: protein MIFFINLARVVFAPLIEPIRAATGASDATLGLLATLVWAGSAVPRLPTGLLLTRISRAQAIFASGVILTAGTAFTALTTDPTLLLVGAFVMGTASGVYFIAANPLISELFPESPGRALGQHGVASQLAAVAAPGIVTAALLVGNWRTTLQALAVAAALMTVVFTLVARRTDFPDAGQQDTEFLAAVRAQWPIVLTAVATLGLTTMVWNGVFNFYVTYLGTIGIAERTGRTLLQVLFAAGVPAFYLSGRLADRLPAVPYMLAILASFTGCILLLPAVGGFWPLAALSTVMGYVIHSIFPAVDTYLLGSLPDYHRASAYSAYGAGMMLIQAPGSLLVGLLRDAGVSFPTIFEWMGGGLVALLVVLLLLHADGRLPETARA, encoded by the coding sequence CTGATATTCTTCATCAACCTCGCCCGCGTCGTCTTCGCACCGCTCATCGAACCCATCAGAGCGGCCACCGGGGCGAGCGACGCCACGCTGGGGCTGCTGGCGACACTGGTGTGGGCCGGCAGCGCGGTGCCCCGGCTCCCGACCGGGCTCCTGCTGACCCGAATCAGCAGAGCGCAGGCCATCTTCGCCTCGGGCGTGATACTGACCGCCGGCACGGCCTTTACCGCCCTGACGACCGACCCGACGCTGTTGCTGGTCGGCGCCTTCGTCATGGGGACCGCAAGCGGCGTCTACTTCATCGCCGCGAACCCGCTCATCAGCGAGCTCTTCCCCGAGTCCCCCGGGCGGGCGCTCGGACAACACGGCGTCGCCAGCCAGCTCGCCGCCGTGGCCGCGCCCGGCATCGTCACCGCCGCACTCCTCGTCGGGAACTGGCGGACCACGCTCCAGGCGCTGGCCGTCGCCGCAGCGCTGATGACCGTCGTCTTCACGCTCGTCGCCCGACGGACCGACTTTCCCGACGCCGGACAGCAAGACACGGAGTTTCTGGCTGCGGTCCGCGCCCAGTGGCCCATCGTCCTGACGGCCGTGGCCACGCTCGGACTGACGACGATGGTCTGGAACGGCGTGTTCAACTTCTATGTGACGTATCTGGGGACCATCGGTATCGCGGAGCGCACCGGTCGGACGCTGCTGCAGGTGCTTTTCGCCGCCGGCGTCCCGGCGTTCTACCTCAGTGGCCGGCTCGCCGACCGGCTGCCCGCTGTTCCGTATATGCTGGCTATCCTCGCCTCGTTTACGGGCTGTATCCTCCTCCTGCCCGCAGTGGGCGGGTTCTGGCCGCTGGCGGCGCTCAGCACAGTCATGGGCTATGTCATCCACAGCATCTTCCCCGCCGTCGACACCTACCTGCTGGGCTCGCTGCCGGACTACCATCGGGCCAGCGCGTACTCGGCCTACGGCGCCGGGATGATGCTCATCCAGGCCCCCGGGAGCCTGCTGGTCGGACTCCTCCGTGACGCCGGCGTTTCGTTCCCGACCATCTTCGAGTGGATGGGCGGCGGGCTGGTCGCGCTGCTGGTCGTGTTGCTCCTGCTACACGCCGACGGCCGTCTGCCCGAGACGGCGCGGGCGTGA
- a CDS encoding HVO_0758 family zinc finger protein → MDSVRKALRSGDVEKDSYGRLSCSACEEELATDNDPDEIGKQRVCPECGSTWTELS, encoded by the coding sequence ATGGACTCGGTCAGAAAGGCCCTCCGGAGCGGGGACGTCGAGAAGGACAGCTACGGACGGCTCTCGTGTAGCGCCTGCGAGGAGGAGCTGGCGACGGACAACGACCCCGACGAAATCGGGAAACAGCGGGTCTGTCCGGAGTGTGGGAGCACCTGGACGGAGCTGAGCTAG
- a CDS encoding aldo/keto reductase produces MATREGTWAYRDAHDDFARTFFRRFGDGVASSIGVGTYLGEPTDERDDEYYGAIRTMLSSGVNVVDTAINYRHQRSERVVGRALADADIDRDAAVVATKGGFVPFDGERPPDPGAFVQREYVDTGLVDREDLVGGQHCIAPAFLDDQLDRSLSNLALDTLDLYYVHNPETQLAENSREQVYDQLEAAFERLEERADDGEINHYGVATWDAFRVPADHEKYLSLPEVVERARAAAKSAGNTATHFRAIQLPFNVFMADAFTVAAHEGPDGPQSALWFAHEAGLDVFTSASIMQGRLATEMPDSVEAKLAGESRAQRAINFARSAPGVTCSLVGTGSVEHARENVDAGRYEPLGADAFDAVFER; encoded by the coding sequence ATGGCAACACGTGAGGGGACGTGGGCGTACCGGGACGCCCACGACGACTTCGCACGCACCTTCTTCCGGCGCTTCGGCGACGGCGTCGCCTCCAGCATCGGCGTCGGGACGTACCTGGGCGAGCCGACCGACGAGCGCGACGACGAGTATTACGGGGCTATCCGGACGATGCTATCCTCGGGAGTCAACGTAGTCGACACGGCCATCAACTACCGCCACCAGCGCTCCGAGCGGGTGGTCGGGCGGGCGCTGGCCGACGCCGATATCGACCGTGACGCGGCCGTGGTCGCGACGAAAGGCGGCTTCGTCCCCTTCGACGGCGAGCGGCCACCGGACCCCGGCGCGTTCGTCCAGCGCGAGTACGTCGACACCGGACTGGTCGACCGCGAGGACCTCGTCGGGGGCCAGCACTGCATCGCGCCCGCCTTTCTCGACGACCAGCTCGACCGCTCGCTCTCCAACCTCGCCCTCGACACCCTCGACCTGTACTACGTCCACAACCCGGAGACACAGCTCGCCGAGAACAGTCGGGAGCAGGTCTACGACCAGCTCGAAGCCGCCTTCGAACGGCTGGAAGAGCGCGCCGACGACGGTGAGATCAACCACTACGGCGTGGCGACGTGGGACGCCTTCCGCGTGCCGGCCGACCACGAGAAGTACCTCTCACTCCCCGAGGTAGTAGAGCGGGCCCGTGCCGCGGCCAAGTCGGCGGGCAACACCGCGACGCACTTCCGGGCGATTCAGCTCCCGTTCAACGTGTTCATGGCCGACGCCTTCACCGTCGCGGCCCACGAGGGACCCGACGGACCCCAATCGGCGCTGTGGTTCGCCCACGAGGCCGGCCTGGACGTGTTTACGAGCGCCTCCATCATGCAAGGTCGCCTGGCGACGGAGATGCCCGACAGCGTGGAAGCGAAGCTGGCCGGGGAGAGCCGGGCCCAGCGAGCCATCAACTTCGCACGCAGTGCGCCCGGGGTGACGTGCTCGCTGGTCGGGACCGGGTCGGTCGAACACGCAAGAGAGAACGTCGATGCGGGTCGGTACGAACCGCTGGGCGCCGACGCGTTCGACGCCGTCTTCGAGCGCTAG